From a single Calothrix sp. NIES-2098 genomic region:
- a CDS encoding response regulator receiver sensor signal transduction histidine kinase — MPQYTSKPTILIVEDEWVIALDIKQHLTKLGYSVAGTANSAEKALDLVAATKPDLVLMDIYLQGDKSGIEAADQIRQEFDIPVVFLTAHADEATLTEAIATHPYGYIVKPFEEQDLIIAIQVALANHRAEQAVRQALEKERQLNELRSQFVSIVSHEFRNPLSSLLLTLELFEQPELLTPAKRQTHIERGKAAIKHMAQLITDVLVLGQIEQEQFQCQPTLINIYQFCSYLVEDLQSHSHTRDRVELTVSGCDETANLFYNLDPNLLQHILINLLENAMKYSPEESKVRFELRCEQDYLQFYIQDQGIGLTEQDLAKLFTPFHRGINVSSIPGTGLGLSIVKKCVDAHGGKITVESKVGIGTLFTVTIYSHRPLELSANSANYSGR, encoded by the coding sequence ATGCCGCAATATACCTCAAAGCCTACTATCCTAATTGTCGAAGATGAATGGGTGATTGCTTTAGATATCAAACAACATCTGACCAAGTTAGGCTACAGTGTGGCTGGAACTGCTAATTCCGCCGAAAAAGCTTTGGATCTGGTTGCAGCAACCAAACCCGATTTGGTGTTGATGGATATTTACCTGCAAGGCGACAAAAGCGGAATTGAAGCCGCAGATCAAATTCGGCAAGAGTTTGACATACCTGTGGTGTTTCTCACTGCTCATGCTGATGAGGCAACACTAACAGAAGCGATCGCTACCCACCCTTACGGCTACATCGTTAAACCTTTTGAAGAACAGGATCTGATTATTGCTATTCAAGTGGCTCTGGCAAATCATCGAGCCGAGCAAGCTGTTAGACAAGCACTGGAGAAAGAAAGACAGCTTAACGAGTTGCGATCGCAATTCGTCTCTATTGTTTCCCATGAATTTCGCAATCCGTTAAGTTCCCTACTCCTGACATTAGAACTGTTTGAACAGCCAGAGCTACTAACTCCCGCAAAGCGACAAACTCATATCGAACGGGGTAAAGCAGCCATCAAGCACATGGCGCAATTGATTACCGATGTTTTAGTTTTAGGGCAAATAGAGCAAGAGCAGTTTCAATGTCAACCAACACTCATCAATATTTACCAATTTTGCTCTTACCTAGTAGAAGATTTACAGTCCCATTCTCACACTAGAGACAGAGTAGAGTTGACTGTTTCAGGATGCGACGAAACAGCAAATCTTTTCTATAATCTCGATCCCAACTTATTGCAACATATCCTCATTAACTTGCTGGAGAATGCCATGAAATATTCTCCAGAAGAGAGCAAAGTGAGATTCGAGTTACGGTGTGAGCAAGATTACCTTCAATTCTATATTCAAGACCAAGGCATTGGTCTCACAGAGCAAGATTTGGCAAAGCTATTTACGCCCTTCCATCGAGGCATCAATGTCAGCAGCATTCCCGGTACAGGATTGGGTTTATCTATTGTCAAAAAGTGTGTGGATGCTCATGGAGGAAAGATTACCGTTGAAAGTAAAGTCGGCATTGGCACTTTGTTTACTGTAACAATCTATTCCCATCGTCCCCTGGAACTTTCTGCTAATTCTGCTAACTATTCAGGGAGATAA